One Clostridium novyi NT genomic window carries:
- a CDS encoding LCP family protein, which produces MIFLIITMAVCGYLYWGFRSNTYVKNYGNDDERNYEEVDGISNILLIGNDARSLDEKSRSDAILILSIDNINKNLKLVSIMRDSYVDIPGYGEQKINHAFAYGGAELLKNTIEKNFNLKLHDYGIINFNGFQELVNSIGGLDVDVSEKERVEMNKFIPEVNPKDPHLVKKAGLQHLDGQQVLSYSRIRKIGNGDYDRTERQREVISLIIDKLKDTNVLKYPMLASKLFPYVKTNMDITDILNYAYTVYKIQNYKPQQMLIPVPEITSPKVLGDKGWVVLMDIKQNAQIMHDFIFQDKMYNSNNLDYDSFKRAMEEYKRDANNSTKPTNIKQDIFVREEEKNAYETKIDITNKETKKQINKYKYKNNIKVKESINKKNNNNNISKNNSKISEKINNKSNIKYKDNKIKNNNKNDIKNNLKTKEDKNIDDNTKKEDILSKEDNKEDNHTKKENNEENFKINKDNN; this is translated from the coding sequence ATGATTTTTTTAATTATTACTATGGCAGTATGTGGATATCTATACTGGGGATTTAGAAGCAATACTTATGTAAAAAATTATGGAAATGATGATGAGAGAAATTATGAAGAAGTTGATGGCATAAGCAATATTCTCTTAATTGGAAATGATGCTAGAAGCTTAGATGAAAAATCAAGATCAGATGCGATATTGATTCTTTCCATTGATAATATAAATAAGAATTTAAAATTGGTTTCTATTATGAGAGACAGTTATGTTGATATTCCTGGATATGGTGAGCAAAAAATAAATCATGCTTTTGCCTATGGTGGAGCAGAACTTTTAAAAAATACTATAGAAAAAAACTTTAATTTGAAATTACATGATTACGGAATAATAAATTTTAATGGTTTTCAAGAATTAGTAAACTCTATAGGGGGTCTCGATGTAGATGTAAGTGAAAAAGAACGTGTTGAAATGAATAAATTTATTCCAGAGGTGAATCCTAAAGATCCTCATTTAGTAAAAAAAGCTGGACTTCAGCATTTAGATGGACAGCAGGTATTAAGTTATTCAAGAATAAGAAAAATTGGTAATGGTGACTATGATAGAACAGAAAGACAAAGGGAGGTTATATCTCTTATTATAGATAAATTGAAAGATACAAATGTTTTAAAATATCCAATGCTTGCATCAAAGCTATTTCCATATGTGAAAACTAATATGGATATAACAGACATATTAAATTATGCATATACAGTATATAAAATACAAAATTATAAGCCACAGCAAATGTTAATACCAGTTCCAGAGATAACTTCTCCTAAAGTATTAGGAGATAAGGGGTGGGTTGTGCTTATGGATATAAAACAAAATGCACAAATCATGCATGATTTTATATTTCAAGACAAAATGTACAACAGTAACAATTTAGATTATGATTCATTTAAAAGAGCTATGGAAGAGTATAAAAGAGATGCTAATAATAGCACTAAACCTACAAATATCAAACAAGATATTTTTGTTAGAGAAGAGGAAAAAAATGCTTATGAGACTAAAATAGATATAACTAATAAAGAGACCAAAAAACAGATAAATAAATACAAGTATAAAAATAATATAAAAGTTAAAGAAAGCATAAACAAAAAAAATAATAACAATAATATCTCAAAAAATAATTCTAAAATTAGTGAAAAAATAAATAATAAAAGTAATATTAAATATAAAGATAATAAAATAAAAAATAATAACAAAAATGATATTAAAAACAATTTAAAAACTAAGGAAGATAAAAATATTGATGATAACACGAAAAAAGAAGATATTTTAAGTAAAGAAGATAATAAAGAAGATAATCATACTAAAAAGGAAAATAATGAGGAAAATTTTAAAATAAATAAAGATAATAACTAA
- a CDS encoding PhoH family protein, producing MKKTYVLDTNVILYSPRSILCFEDANVVIPEVVLEELDALKKKPGELGANARMAARILDELRIQGSLIEGIKLPNGGKLRVEVNHHNIEIPPYWDKSKADNRIIQVCKGLKERGEDVYLITKDIFERIKADTIGINTNDYYEKVVPEYDNQYTGRISVYTSSDNIDYFYKNKYLDVKQLKIYVDKSKEYKSPELYVNEFIIMHSYENAKKTALGKYDGQKIVPLTYKETIPMGILPKNVGQRFMQEALMISAREVPLVIIKGPAGTAKTLFSLAVGLHKILEQDSSEYRRILVCRPNVTMDEEIGYLPGTEQEKIAPYMRPVLDNLEILIDSDEKERYKDENELNDKIRELFDRRIITTEAVAFLRGRSIVKNWVIIDEAQNLSPKQVKAIITRVGEGSKLILIGDPEQIDQPFLDYRSNGLCYASERMKGSKLCCQVTLKYDECERSKLAYDASKRL from the coding sequence TTGAAAAAAACATATGTTTTAGATACTAATGTAATTTTATATTCACCACGTTCAATATTGTGTTTTGAAGATGCTAATGTAGTTATACCTGAAGTTGTTTTAGAAGAATTAGATGCATTAAAGAAAAAGCCAGGAGAACTTGGAGCAAATGCTAGAATGGCTGCCAGAATACTTGATGAATTAAGAATTCAAGGAAGCTTAATTGAAGGAATAAAATTGCCTAATGGTGGGAAGTTAAGGGTAGAAGTAAATCATCATAATATTGAAATTCCACCTTATTGGGATAAAAGTAAGGCTGACAATAGAATTATTCAAGTTTGTAAAGGCTTAAAAGAAAGAGGAGAAGATGTTTATTTAATTACAAAAGATATATTTGAAAGAATAAAAGCTGATACTATTGGTATAAATACGAATGATTATTATGAAAAGGTTGTACCAGAATATGACAATCAATATACTGGACGAATTTCAGTATATACGTCATCTGATAATATAGATTATTTTTATAAAAATAAATACTTAGATGTGAAACAGTTAAAGATATATGTAGATAAGTCTAAAGAGTATAAAAGTCCTGAGCTATATGTAAATGAATTTATTATAATGCATTCTTATGAAAATGCTAAAAAAACTGCATTAGGTAAATATGATGGACAAAAAATAGTGCCTTTAACTTATAAAGAGACTATTCCTATGGGGATATTGCCTAAAAATGTTGGTCAAAGATTTATGCAAGAGGCATTAATGATAAGCGCAAGAGAAGTTCCACTGGTTATTATAAAGGGACCAGCAGGTACTGCAAAAACTTTATTTTCTTTAGCTGTTGGACTTCATAAAATTTTAGAACAAGATAGCAGTGAATATAGGAGAATATTAGTTTGTAGACCTAATGTAACTATGGATGAGGAAATAGGATATTTGCCAGGAACGGAACAAGAAAAAATAGCTCCATATATGAGACCAGTTTTAGATAACTTAGAAATATTAATTGATTCTGATGAAAAAGAAAGATATAAAGATGAGAACGAATTAAATGATAAGATTAGGGAATTATTTGATAGAAGGATAATTACTACAGAAGCTGTAGCCTTTTTAAGAGGAAGATCCATCGTTAAAAATTGGGTGATAATAGATGAAGCTCAAAATTTATCTCCAAAGCAAGTGAAAGCCATTATAACTAGAGTTGGAGAAGGAAGTAAACTTATATTAATTGGGGATCCGGAGCAAATAGATCAACCATTTTTAGACTATAGATCAAATGGACTATGCTATGCTTCAGAAAGAATGAAGGGAAGTAAGTTATGCTGTCAAGTAACACTAAAATATGATGAATGTGAAAGATCAAAACTTGCTTATGATGCTTCAAAACGATTATAA
- a CDS encoding Fur family transcriptional regulator, with protein sequence MDTIKATFKEKKLKLTPQRIAVYKYLCSTKKHPSAETIYNALHETYPTMSLATVYKTLKTLVEVNLIQELNVGEGNFRYDANTSSHPHIQCISCGSVDDIVGVTFDNLNDTASEYTDYNVLSSKVYFYGICKNCNTNTH encoded by the coding sequence ATGGATACTATAAAGGCCACATTTAAGGAAAAAAAATTAAAGCTAACGCCTCAAAGAATTGCAGTTTATAAGTATTTGTGTTCTACAAAAAAACATCCTTCAGCTGAGACTATATATAATGCATTACATGAAACTTATCCTACTATGAGTTTAGCTACTGTTTATAAAACTCTAAAAACTTTAGTAGAAGTTAATTTAATTCAAGAATTAAACGTAGGTGAAGGTAATTTTAGATACGACGCAAATACTTCTTCTCATCCACATATTCAATGCATTTCTTGTGGAAGCGTAGATGACATTGTTGGAGTTACTTTTGACAACTTAAACGATACAGCATCAGAATATACAGATTATAACGTGTTATCAAGTAAAGTATATTTTTATGGTATATGTAAAAACTGTAATACAAATACCCATTAA
- a CDS encoding FG-GAP repeat domain-containing protein, whose product MIILKLKVLFFKRKHIYYVLFILAILIFYAFSILSSGKSSYITFNSNSNIKNFKSDLNGDGKDDTLYILTNKNNRYQLQINTSKNTFNLKPNKEVATLGTNYPYWPIRVKLKDISRNNIPEIFVQSSQDNVSLQHIFAYKDNEFKDIFCSYNNILGFIDCSNNKTPKILSAKVYGDSYYFENYMLIDNKLEKYSSDIKDTFMGKDTILCFINIITSMNGKYMPTNENIFHEGIDLSSLDLLPNLAGYANNYVFQDAFFIDTQSDNSGEATNIEWTLNFKGNPIDSPNKLKNYTLKINLLRCKNCPEKYYYKIISFQLIN is encoded by the coding sequence GTGATTATTTTGAAATTAAAAGTTCTTTTCTTTAAAAGAAAACATATCTATTATGTTCTCTTTATTTTAGCTATACTAATATTTTATGCATTTTCTATATTATCTAGCGGAAAGTCATCTTATATAACTTTTAATTCAAATTCTAATATTAAAAATTTTAAATCCGACCTTAATGGAGATGGTAAAGATGATACGCTTTACATATTGACCAACAAAAATAATAGATATCAGCTTCAAATAAACACATCTAAAAATACATTTAATCTTAAACCAAATAAAGAGGTTGCGACTTTGGGTACTAACTATCCCTATTGGCCAATTCGAGTAAAGTTAAAGGATATTTCTCGAAATAATATACCAGAAATATTTGTTCAATCTTCTCAAGATAATGTATCACTACAGCATATCTTTGCCTATAAAGATAATGAATTTAAAGATATATTTTGTAGCTATAATAATATTTTAGGATTTATAGATTGTAGTAATAATAAAACACCAAAAATACTTTCTGCAAAAGTATATGGTGATAGCTATTATTTTGAAAATTATATGCTTATAGATAATAAACTTGAGAAATACTCTAGTGATATTAAGGATACATTTATGGGAAAAGACACTATTTTATGTTTTATAAATATAATAACTTCTATGAACGGAAAATATATGCCAACCAATGAAAATATATTTCATGAAGGAATAGATTTATCTTCTCTTGATCTTCTTCCTAACTTAGCCGGGTATGCTAATAACTATGTTTTTCAAGATGCATTTTTTATAGATACACAATCAGATAATTCCGGTGAAGCAACAAATATAGAGTGGACTTTAAACTTTAAAGGAAATCCTATAGATTCTCCTAATAAACTTAAAAACTATACATTAAAAATCAATCTTCTGAGATGCAAAAACTGCCCCGAAAAATATTATTATAAAATTATTTCCTTTCAATTAATAAACTAA
- the yihA gene encoding ribosome biogenesis GTP-binding protein YihA/YsxC: MIIKNSEFIISAVRPSQYPVDNRVEMAFVGRSNAGKSSLINVITNRRKLAKTSSTPGKTRQINFFLINNEFYFVDLPGYGFAKVSKSEQQKWGSMMEQYLINRHQLKKIVLLVDSRHKPSKEDVQMYEWIKYYGYETIIVATKSDKLRKNDFQKNRKIIKETLNIRDEDKFMFFSSLNKSGKEELLEILSEGIFEEDTME, encoded by the coding sequence ATGATAATTAAAAATTCAGAGTTTATAATATCAGCAGTTAGACCATCACAATATCCTGTTGATAATAGAGTAGAGATGGCCTTTGTTGGAAGATCTAACGCCGGTAAATCATCACTTATAAATGTTATAACTAATAGAAGAAAGCTTGCTAAGACAAGTTCTACTCCAGGAAAGACTAGACAAATAAACTTTTTCTTAATAAATAACGAATTTTATTTTGTAGATTTACCTGGATATGGATTTGCCAAAGTTTCTAAAAGTGAGCAACAAAAATGGGGATCAATGATGGAACAATATCTAATTAACAGACATCAATTAAAGAAAATAGTTCTACTAGTTGATTCAAGGCATAAACCAAGCAAAGAAGATGTTCAAATGTATGAATGGATTAAATACTATGGATATGAAACTATAATAGTTGCAACTAAAAGTGATAAATTAAGAAAAAATGACTTCCAAAAGAATAGAAAGATCATAAAAGAAACTCTTAATATAAGAGATGAAGATAAGTTTATGTTCTTTTCATCTTTAAATAAGAGTGGAAAAGAAGAGTTGCTAGAAATTTTATCAGAAGGCATATTTGAAGAAGATACAATGGAATAG
- the lon gene encoding endopeptidase La, which produces MENNQKVLPLIPLRGLTIFPHMVLHFDVGREKSLLAIEEAMMNGQEIFLASQKEAKIEEPDENEIYNIGTICNIKQVLKLPGDTVRVLVEGISRAKILTYIQEEPFFKTEVSILEDVCSDEMECEALIRSVKDAFEDYIRLSNNPSSEVLINIEELDDPGRFADVVSSYLILKEATKQQLVEAYDVNERLEKLLLIIKNEIQVLEIEKKIGLKVKNKIDKSQKEYFLKEQLKAIQEELGEEDENKKEIDEYAKKIKKAKLPKEAKDKALYELNRLKNIGSYSSEGGVIRTYLDWILDIPWNKKTKDNLDIKRARQILENEHYGLEDVKDRIIEFLAVKSVSNSLKGPILCLVGPPGVGKTSIARSIANALNRNFVRMSLGGVRDEAEIRGHRKTYVGAIPGRIVYSMKEAKSKNPLFLLDEIDKLSGDFRGDPASALLEVLDTEQNKTFRDHYLELDLDLSDVMFITTANSLDTIPRPLLDRMEVIEVSGYTTEEKFQIAKRHLINKQLEEHGITNKKISFSDGAIYKIVEDYTRESGVRNLNRKIATTLRKCIAEMLEKNKKSVNITANQIRKYLGPEIFSYDKADKKDRVGVVMGMAWTAYGGDTLPLEVTVMKGKGTLQLTGQLGDVMKESGEAGYSYVRSNCKKYGIDPDFYKNTDIHIHAPEGAVPKDGPSAGVTMITAMVSALSNKKVKHNVAMTGEITLTGRVLPIGGLKEKTLAAFRAGIDTIIIPKANEKDLRNIPKSILSKINIIPAETIETVLENALVEE; this is translated from the coding sequence ATGGAAAATAATCAAAAAGTTCTTCCTTTAATTCCGTTAAGAGGTTTAACTATATTTCCTCATATGGTTTTACATTTTGATGTAGGTAGAGAAAAATCTCTTCTTGCAATTGAAGAGGCTATGATGAATGGTCAAGAGATATTTTTAGCTTCACAAAAGGAAGCAAAAATAGAAGAACCAGATGAAAATGAAATTTATAATATAGGTACAATTTGTAATATAAAACAAGTGCTTAAATTACCTGGTGACACAGTTAGAGTTTTAGTTGAAGGGATAAGTAGAGCAAAAATACTTACGTATATACAAGAAGAACCGTTTTTTAAAACTGAAGTTAGTATTTTAGAAGATGTTTGTAGTGATGAAATGGAATGTGAAGCATTAATACGTTCTGTAAAGGATGCTTTCGAAGATTATATAAGATTATCTAATAATCCATCTTCAGAAGTTTTAATAAACATAGAGGAATTAGATGATCCAGGAAGATTTGCAGATGTTGTAAGTTCATATTTAATATTAAAAGAAGCTACAAAACAACAATTAGTAGAAGCTTATGATGTAAACGAAAGATTAGAAAAACTTTTACTAATAATAAAAAATGAAATTCAAGTTTTAGAAATAGAAAAGAAGATAGGTTTAAAAGTAAAAAATAAGATTGATAAATCTCAAAAGGAATATTTCTTAAAAGAGCAATTAAAAGCAATTCAAGAAGAACTAGGGGAAGAAGACGAAAATAAGAAAGAAATAGATGAATATGCAAAAAAGATAAAGAAAGCTAAGCTTCCAAAAGAAGCAAAAGATAAAGCTTTATATGAATTAAATAGATTAAAAAATATAGGAAGTTATTCATCAGAAGGTGGAGTTATAAGAACATATTTAGATTGGATCTTAGATATTCCATGGAATAAAAAGACTAAAGACAATTTAGATATAAAAAGGGCTAGACAAATTTTAGAGAATGAGCATTATGGACTTGAAGATGTTAAAGATAGAATAATAGAATTCTTAGCTGTAAAAAGTGTAAGTAATTCCTTAAAAGGACCTATACTTTGTTTAGTTGGACCTCCAGGGGTTGGAAAAACTTCTATAGCAAGATCTATTGCTAATGCACTTAATAGAAATTTTGTAAGAATGTCATTAGGTGGAGTTAGGGATGAAGCAGAAATAAGAGGACATAGAAAAACCTATGTAGGTGCAATCCCTGGTAGAATAGTTTACTCTATGAAAGAAGCTAAATCTAAAAATCCATTATTCTTATTAGATGAAATTGATAAATTAAGTGGAGACTTTAGAGGAGATCCTGCTAGTGCATTACTTGAAGTTTTAGATACAGAGCAAAATAAAACATTCAGAGATCACTATTTAGAACTAGATTTAGATTTAAGTGATGTTATGTTTATAACTACAGCAAATAGTTTAGATACTATTCCAAGACCTCTTTTAGATAGAATGGAAGTAATAGAAGTATCAGGCTATACAACAGAAGAAAAATTCCAAATAGCAAAAAGACATCTTATAAATAAACAATTAGAGGAACATGGCATAACAAATAAAAAGATATCTTTTTCAGATGGAGCTATATATAAGATAGTAGAAGATTACACTAGAGAATCAGGTGTAAGAAATTTAAATAGAAAAATAGCTACAACATTAAGAAAATGTATAGCAGAAATGTTAGAAAAGAATAAGAAGTCCGTTAACATAACTGCTAATCAAATAAGAAAGTATTTAGGACCAGAAATTTTTTCTTATGATAAGGCAGATAAAAAAGATAGAGTAGGAGTTGTCATGGGAATGGCATGGACTGCTTATGGTGGGGATACGCTTCCATTAGAAGTTACTGTTATGAAAGGTAAAGGAACATTACAATTAACAGGGCAGTTAGGTGATGTAATGAAGGAATCTGGTGAAGCTGGATATAGTTATGTAAGAAGTAATTGTAAAAAGTATGGAATAGATCCTGATTTTTATAAGAACACAGATATACATATTCATGCTCCAGAAGGTGCTGTGCCAAAGGATGGTCCGTCAGCTGGAGTTACAATGATAACAGCTATGGTATCTGCATTAAGCAATAAAAAGGTTAAACATAATGTAGCTATGACAGGCGAGATAACACTTACTGGAAGAGTGCTTCCTATTGGTGGATTAAAAGAAAAAACTCTTGCAGCATTTAGAGCTGGAATAGATACTATAATAATTCCAAAGGCTAATGAAAAAGATTTAAGAAACATACCTAAATCTATTTTAAGCAAAATAAATATTATACCCGCGGAAACAATAGAAACTGTTTTAGAAAATGCACTTGTAGAGGAGTAG
- the lonB gene encoding ATP-dependent protease LonB, translating to MSGSLISFISLGVTIIMGIYFFNALKEQGSNRYTLSKENKKEVEKLKQMKQIKLTEPLTEKSRPKSFKEIIGQEKGIKALQAAICGPNPQHVIIYGPPGVGKTAAARIVLEDAKSKEFSPFSEDAKFVEIDATTVRFDDRGIADPLIGSVHDPIYQGAGALGSAGIPQPKPGAVTKAHGGILFIDEIGELHPVETNKLLKVMEDRKVFLESAYYSSENPNVPMHIKDIFENGLPADFRLVGATTRSPEEMCPAIRSRCVEVFFRALNAEEIEKIAEDAVKKIGFTIEDKARELVGEYSTNGRDAVSLIQLSSGIALNEGRKNIQVEDMEWIIENGQYSKRPEKNVPKAPEVGYVNGLAVYGANIGILMEIEATAIKALSEKGSFKITGIVEEEEMDGRNKKLKRKSTAMCSGQNVITVLENIFKIDCSKYDIHLNFPGGMPVDGPSAGISMVTAIYSAIKKIPVSNKVAMTGEISIHGYVKPIGGVNAKIAAAKKAGANIIIIPRENWQETFKNEKMVKIIPVTHIKEVIRLAIISEEDEKSSDHILDVNTNIDVLTAESAINS from the coding sequence ATGTCAGGATCATTAATTAGTTTCATTAGCTTAGGTGTAACTATTATTATGGGAATATATTTTTTTAATGCTTTAAAGGAACAAGGTAGTAATAGATACACTTTAAGTAAAGAAAATAAAAAAGAAGTTGAAAAACTAAAACAAATGAAGCAAATAAAACTAACTGAACCTTTGACAGAAAAAAGTAGACCAAAATCTTTTAAAGAAATAATAGGGCAAGAAAAGGGAATAAAGGCATTACAAGCAGCTATATGTGGACCTAATCCACAACATGTAATAATTTATGGACCTCCAGGGGTTGGCAAAACAGCAGCTGCAAGAATTGTACTAGAGGATGCTAAAAGTAAAGAATTTTCGCCATTTAGCGAAGATGCTAAGTTTGTAGAAATAGATGCAACCACTGTAAGATTTGATGATAGAGGCATAGCAGATCCATTAATAGGCTCTGTTCATGATCCTATATATCAAGGTGCAGGAGCATTGGGTTCAGCAGGAATTCCTCAACCAAAACCTGGAGCAGTTACAAAAGCACATGGTGGTATATTATTTATAGATGAAATTGGAGAATTACATCCAGTGGAAACTAATAAATTATTAAAAGTTATGGAAGATAGAAAAGTGTTTTTAGAGAGTGCTTATTATAGTTCAGAAAATCCAAATGTGCCTATGCACATTAAGGATATTTTTGAAAATGGACTTCCAGCAGATTTTAGACTTGTAGGAGCTACAACTAGAAGTCCGGAGGAAATGTGTCCTGCCATAAGATCAAGATGTGTAGAAGTATTTTTTAGAGCGCTTAATGCTGAAGAAATAGAAAAGATAGCTGAAGATGCAGTTAAAAAAATAGGATTTACAATAGAAGATAAAGCAAGAGAACTTGTTGGAGAATATTCTACCAATGGAAGAGACGCAGTTAGTTTAATACAACTTAGCTCAGGAATTGCTTTAAATGAAGGTAGAAAAAATATTCAGGTAGAAGATATGGAGTGGATAATAGAAAATGGTCAATATTCTAAGAGACCCGAAAAGAATGTACCTAAAGCTCCAGAGGTAGGTTATGTTAATGGTCTTGCAGTGTATGGTGCAAATATAGGAATACTTATGGAAATAGAGGCAACTGCCATAAAGGCTTTAAGTGAAAAAGGAAGCTTTAAAATAACGGGTATAGTAGAAGAAGAAGAAATGGATGGAAGAAATAAAAAGTTAAAAAGAAAAAGCACTGCAATGTGTTCAGGACAAAATGTAATTACTGTTTTAGAAAATATATTTAAAATAGACTGTAGTAAATATGATATACATTTAAATTTCCCAGGTGGTATGCCTGTGGATGGACCTTCAGCTGGTATAAGTATGGTTACAGCCATTTATAGTGCTATAAAAAAGATTCCTGTTAGTAACAAAGTAGCAATGACAGGAGAAATATCTATTCATGGATATGTAAAGCCAATAGGTGGAGTTAATGCTAAAATAGCTGCTGCAAAAAAAGCTGGGGCAAATATTATAATAATTCCAAGAGAAAATTGGCAAGAAACATTTAAAAATGAAAAAATGGTGAAAATAATACCAGTAACTCATATTAAAGAAGTTATAAGGTTAGCTATTATTTCAGAAGAAGATGAAAAGAGTAGTGATCATATATTAGATGTTAACACTAATATAGATGTTCTTACTGCCGAATCTGCTATTAACTCGTAA
- the clpX gene encoding ATP-dependent Clp protease ATP-binding subunit ClpX: MSKYDDKKQLKCSFCGKSQEQVKRLIAGPGVYICDECIDLCSEIITDEFEENTQVDLSSLPKPSEIKNYLDDYVIGQDSAKKALAVAVYNHYKRINSDVDVDDVELQKSNILLLGPTGSGKTLLAQTLARLLNVPFAMADATTLTEAGYVGEDVENILLKLIQNADYDIEKAERGIIYIDEIDKIARKSENPSITRDVSGEGVQQALLKILEGTVASVPPQGGRKHPHQEFIQINTSNILFICGGAFDGLDKIIEKRTRKSSLGFGSTVQSKEEKDIGELLKESVPEDLLKFGLIPEFIGRLPIMVTLQSLDNSALVRILKEPKNALVKQYKKLLLMDNVELEFEDEALKAIADEAIERKTGARGLRSIIEETMRDIMFDIPSQFNIKKVIINKDTIKNKKPELVLTEDGEDRPEIVQTKHKRKSMDPETA, translated from the coding sequence ATGTCAAAATATGATGATAAAAAACAATTAAAGTGTTCATTCTGTGGCAAAAGTCAAGAACAGGTAAAAAGATTAATTGCAGGACCTGGAGTTTATATATGTGACGAGTGCATAGATTTATGCTCTGAAATTATAACAGACGAATTTGAAGAGAACACTCAAGTTGATCTTAGTTCACTTCCAAAGCCAAGTGAAATAAAGAATTATCTTGATGATTATGTTATAGGTCAAGATTCTGCTAAAAAAGCTCTAGCTGTTGCAGTATACAATCATTATAAGAGAATAAACTCAGATGTAGATGTAGATGATGTAGAACTTCAAAAAAGTAATATACTTCTTTTAGGTCCAACAGGTTCAGGAAAAACTTTACTTGCACAAACTTTAGCAAGACTTTTAAATGTTCCTTTTGCTATGGCAGATGCAACAACATTAACTGAAGCAGGATATGTTGGTGAAGATGTAGAAAATATACTTTTAAAATTAATACAAAATGCAGATTATGATATAGAAAAAGCTGAAAGAGGTATAATCTATATTGATGAAATAGATAAGATTGCTAGAAAATCAGAAAATCCTTCAATTACAAGGGATGTATCTGGAGAAGGAGTTCAACAAGCTTTATTAAAGATTCTTGAAGGAACAGTAGCTTCAGTTCCACCACAAGGTGGAAGAAAACATCCACATCAAGAATTCATACAAATAAATACTTCTAATATATTATTTATTTGTGGTGGAGCATTTGATGGACTTGATAAAATAATTGAAAAAAGAACAAGAAAAAGCTCTCTTGGATTTGGTTCTACTGTTCAATCTAAAGAGGAAAAAGATATTGGTGAATTATTAAAAGAAAGTGTTCCTGAAGATTTATTAAAATTCGGATTAATTCCAGAATTCATAGGAAGATTACCAATAATGGTAACACTTCAATCGCTTGATAATAGTGCACTTGTAAGAATATTAAAAGAACCTAAAAATGCATTAGTAAAACAATACAAGAAGCTTTTATTAATGGATAATGTTGAGTTAGAATTTGAAGATGAAGCCTTAAAGGCAATAGCAGATGAAGCTATTGAAAGAAAAACAGGGGCAAGAGGTCTAAGATCAATCATAGAAGAAACTATGAGAGATATAATGTTTGATATACCATCTCAATTTAATATAAAGAAGGTTATAATAAATAAAGATACGATAAAAAATAAAAAGCCTGAATTAGTATTAACTGAAGATGGAGAAGATAGACCAGAAATAGTTCAAACTAAACATAAGAGAAAGAGCATGGATCCAGAAACAGCTTAA
- the clpP gene encoding ATP-dependent Clp endopeptidase proteolytic subunit ClpP, whose product MSLVPVVVEQTNRGERSYDIYSRLLKDRIIFLGEEVNDVTASLVVAQLLFLEAEDPDKDIYLYINSPGGSITAGMAIYDTMQYIKPDVSTICIGMAASMGAFLLTAGAKGKRFALPNSEIMIHQPLGGFQGQATDIGIHANRILKIKDKLNSILSERTGQPLEVIKKDVERDNFMEAEEAKEYGLIDDVITSRKK is encoded by the coding sequence ATGAGTTTAGTACCCGTAGTAGTTGAACAAACTAACAGAGGAGAAAGATCTTATGATATTTATTCAAGATTATTAAAAGATAGAATAATATTTCTTGGAGAGGAAGTAAATGATGTTACAGCAAGTTTAGTTGTGGCGCAATTATTATTTTTAGAGGCAGAAGATCCAGATAAGGATATATATCTTTATATAAATAGTCCTGGTGGTTCAATTACAGCTGGAATGGCTATTTATGATACAATGCAATATATAAAACCAGATGTATCAACAATATGTATAGGTATGGCAGCTTCAATGGGAGCTTTCCTTTTAACAGCAGGAGCAAAGGGAAAAAGATTTGCTCTTCCTAACAGTGAAATAATGATACACCAACCTTTAGGAGGATTCCAAGGTCAAGCAACTGATATTGGAATACACGCTAATAGAATATTAAAGATTAAAGATAAATTAAATAGTATATTAAGTGAGAGAACAGGTCAGCCTTTAGAAGTAATAAAAAAGGATGTTGAAAGAGATAACTTTATGGAAGCAGAAGAAGCTAAAGAATATGGTTTAATTGATGATGTTATAACTAGTAGAAAGAAATAA